The Magnetospirillum sp. XM-1 genomic interval CAACGCCACCCAGTTGGAGATCGGCCAGTGGCTGAGATAGGTGTCGGGCATCGGCGTGAAGATGCGGTTTTCCAGGAAGGGCCGGTCGGTGACCAGCGAGACCTTCCAGGGCGGCGAGGGGAACGGATGGCGGACCGCCTCCGGCTCTTGCCGGCGTTCCTCCAGCAGGGCGTCCAGGTCCGGCGCGGTGGCGCGGATGCCGGGATTGGCCACCAGCGCCTTCAGGTACTGGTCGACGGCCTCGCCCTTGCGGTCCACCGCCACCAGGGCCCGGGCGAACAGCACGTATTGCCAGTCGTTGAGGAGCTGGATCGACCCGGCGCGGGTCAGCAGGTGGATGGCCGCGTCGGAATTACCCGCCTGATGGTGCAGCATGGCCATGATCACCAGGCTGCCGAAATGGCGGGGGTCCTGGTCCAGAATCTCGAAGCAGAGCTTCTGGGTGTCGAGGAAGCGCCCCTCGTGAAGGGCGGTTACGGCCTCGCCGAAGACTTGGGCGGCATCCATGCAGAGATACTCCAGTTCACCGCGCCGTCATTTGGGCGCAAGAGGCTTGGCGGGGACTCCGACGGCGACGCATCCGTCGGGAATGTCACGGTTGACCACGGCGCCGGCGCCGATCTTGGCATGGGCTCCGATGCGGACGTTGGGCAGCACCACCGCGCCCGAGCCGACATAGGCGTAGTCGCCCACCGTGACCGAGCCCAGCAGCCGGGACCCGGGAGCCAGCGAGACGAAATCGCCCAGGCGGCATTCGTGATGGATGGTGGCGCCCAGGTTGATGGTGCAGCCGGTGCCCATGTGGACCTGGGGCATGATCACCGCGCCGCGCTGCACCACCAGGCCGGGGCCGTGGGTGATGCGCGGCGAGACGTGGGCGTGGGGCGACAGCACGGTCAGGATGTTGTCGATGCCGTAATTGTCGAACAGCCGGGCGCGCAGCTGGGGCGGGTCCAGCATGATCAGGATCTTCATGCCGGGATGGCGCTTTCGCACCTCGGGCCAGTCCTCGTCGGCGCCCAGGCGCAGGAACTCGGCGGTATGGCAGGCGGGGTCGGGGTCGAAAAAGCCGACCAATCGCAGTTCGGGGACGGATTCAACCAGATCGGCCACGTCCCATTCGGCGGGCACCACCGCCACATCGGTTCGCCTGATCTGCCCGTTCATTCCCTCTTCCCCCGCCCCGATCACCCCTATGCGTCCCCGTCGTCGTGACAGACCACCACTTCTTCGGCCTGATGCAGGCTGGCGTGCAGGGTTTCGATGCAATCCAGCAGCCCCTGGCCGAAATCGATGCTGGGGTTGCGCACCAGCTTCTTTCCCAGGGTGGGATGGAAGTGGTAGGGCGTCATGGTGTAGTGGCCCTTGTACTCGCCGCCGTCCAGCCGCACGTCGATCTCACCGTCCAGGATCTCGGCGATCATGAAGAGCAGCTTGCGGTAGCTGAAGCGCTCAAGCCCGGTCAGGATGAAGGTCTCGTTGCGGCCCCAATCGGCCAGCACGTCCACCGAAAGCCCGGCGGCGTCGGCGGCGTGGATGTATTCCCGCTCTTCCGTGCCGTCGCCGGGGAAGACCAGCTTGCCCTCGGTCAGCGCCTGATGCAGCAGGCGGTAGATGCGGTTGGAGGTGTCGGCGCGCGCCCCGTAGACCGAGCCGTAGCGCAAGATGGTGTAGTCCAGGCCGTAATGCTGCTGGTAGAGCTCGATCACCTTTTCCGAGGCCCGCTTGGACGTGCCGTAGAAGGCTCCCCGGTTGGACAGGGCATAAGCCGAGCTGGCGTAGACGAAGCGCTCGACCTTGGACTGGCGGGCGGCCTCCAGCACGTTGGCGTTGCCGATGATGTTCACTTCGAGGAATTCGGTGGGGTGGCTGACCGACAGCTCCACATTGGCGGCGCCGGCCAGGTTGTAGACCACCTGGCAGCCGTCCACCGCCTTGGCGACCTCGGCGCGGTCCAGGATGTCGCCGCGGACGAAGGGCAGGTCCGGGCGATAGGGCGAGGGGGTGCGGTCGAAGATCACCACGTCGTGCCCGCGGTCGACCAGCGCGTCCACCACGTAGCTGCCGAGGAAGCCGGAGCCGCCGAAGACGATGGTCCGCATGGCTATTCTCCGTGGAAGGCGCGAAGGTGGGCGATGGCCGAACGTCCCATGGCCAGCACCGCCTCGGCGGCGTTGCCGCCGATATGGGCGGTGGCCACCAGATTGGGCAGCGCCAGGAAGTCCAGGTCGGCGGGCGGCTCGCTCTCGAAGACGTCGAGCGCCGCCGCGCCGATGGTCCCGTTGATCAGGGCCGCCTTGAGGGCCGCCTGATCCACCACCTCGCCACGGCAGGCGTTGATCAGGATGGCGTCGTTCTTCATCCGGGCCAGCCGCGCCGCGTCCACCATCTGGTTGGTCTGGTCGGTGAGGGGGACGTGCAGGGTCACCACATCGGCCTCGGCGAACAGGGTGTCCTTGTCCACCATGACGATGCCGTTCTCGCGGGCGTAGTCGTCCATGGGCAGGATGTCGTTGGCCAGCACCCGGCAATGCAGCGGCTCCAGCAGCCGGGCGACCTCGCGGCCGGTATAGCCCAGGCCGACGATGCCCACCGTGCGGCCCGACAGCTGCACGCCGCCGTTCTTCTCCCACGCCCCGCCGCGCAGCAGGGTCGAGGTGCGGAAGACGTTGCGGCACAGGCCAAGCATGAAGCACAGCACCAGCTCGGCCACCGAGCGGCGGTTGACGCCGCCGGTCCAGCCGATGGCGATGCCGCGTTCCTTGCAGGCGGCGACGTCGATGTTGTCGAGCCCGACCCCGTACTTGGCGACCATCCGCAGTTGGGGGCAGGAATCGAGCAGGGCGGAATCCACCTTTTCCAGCCCCACCACCAGGGCGTCGGCCCCCCTGGCGTAATCGGCCAGGGCGGCCCCGTCCAGCCGGCGGCCGTCAAGGTTGAGCACCGCCCCCGGAAACAGGCCCAGCAGCTCGGCCCGTAGGACCGGATGCTGGGAGAAGGAGGGCGAGGTCACCTTGACGACGGGCCGGGTCATCCGGTCCTCACACGCTCTTGGCGGCCAGGGCCTTGGCGGCCGCGATGATGTCGGGCGTGTCGAAGCCGTACTTGGCGTGCAGCTGGTCGCGGTTGCCGTTGGACACCTCGAAGCCGTTCTTGATGCCCAGACGCTTGAAGGGGCGCAACTGCCCGGCCTCGGCCATGGCTTCCAGCACGCCGCTGCCGATGCCGCCTTCCAGCATCTGCTCCTCGACGCTGAGGACGGAGCGGTAGCCGGCCAGCACGTCCACCAGCCCGGCGGGCAGCGGCTTGATGGCGTAGAGGTCGACGACGCCGGCCGAGATGCCCTCGGCGGCCAGCATCTCCTGGACCTTCAGCGCCTTATGGGTGAGGTAGCCGCAGGTCAGCAGGCAGACGTCCTTGCCCTGGCGCAGATGGCCGAAGCCCTTCAGCAGGTCCTGGCGCGACATGGTCTCGCCGTAAAGGGCCGGCATGGGCAGGCGTTCCAGGCGGATGTAGCGCAGCTCGGGCTTTTCCACCACCAGCTCGGCCAGCGCGGTGGCGACGGTGGCGTCGGCGGGCGACCACACTTCCATGTGGTTCAGCGCCTTGGTGCAGGCCACGTCCTCGGGCGTGAAGTGGGTCAGCGTGGCGTGGTCGTAGCCCAGGCCGACACCGACGCCGACGAAGGCGATCTTCAGGTGCATGGTGGTCACCACCGCCTTGATCTGCTCGTAGCAGCGCGACGTCAGGAACGGCGCCATGGCGTAGAGGATGACCTGCTTGCCTTCGATGGCCAGGCCGGAGCCGATGGCCACCATGTTCTGCTCGGCAATGCCGGTATGGACGAATTGCTGCGGCAGATCCTCGCGGAAACGGTCGAGGGCCTGGGCGCCGAAATCGGCCGACAGGAACATCAGGTCAGGAGTCTTCTTGGCCGCGTCATAGATGTAATCGATGAACGCGTCGCGCATCAGTTGGGGCTTGGCCATGACCTGGGATCCTCAGTCGACGATGCAATTGACGGCCAGCTCGCGGCGGGCCAGTTCGGTCTGTTCGGGGCTGGGCATGCGGTTGTGCCAGACGGCTTCGCCTTCCATGAAGGAGACGCCCTTGCCCTTGGTGGTGTTGGAGATGATCACCAGCGGCTTGCCGCCGGTCTGGCCGATGCGGGCGAAGGCGCCGAGCAGGCTGGTGTAGGAGTGGCCGTTGGCCGAGGCCACCTCCCAGCCGAAGCTGCGCCACTTGGCCTCCAAATCACCGAGACGCAGCAGGTCCTCGGTGCGTCCCAGCATGCACAGCTGGTTGCGGTCGACGATGGCCACCAGCCGGTCGAGCTGGTGATGGGCGGCGAACATGGCGCTTTCCCAGATGGAGCCCTCGTAGTTCTCGCCGTCGCCCAGGATGACGAACACCTTGTTGTCGCGGCCGTCCTGGCGGGCGGCCAGGGCCATGCCGCAGCCCATGCCCAGGCCGTGGCCCAGCGAGCCCGAGATGCCCTCGATGCCGGGGATGCGGTAATCGGCGTAGATGCCCAGGATTCCGCCCAGCTGGGTGTAGCGCTCCAGCTCCTCCTTGGGGAAGAAGTCGAGATCGGCCAGGATCGGATACTGGGACATGGCCGCATGCCCCTTGCTGATCAGGATGCGGTCGCGATCGGGCGCCTTGGGGTTGCCGCGGGTGACGCGGGCCACGCCGGCGTAGTACAGGCAGACCAGGACCTCGGCGATGGAGAAGCTGGACGGCAGATGGCCCGCCTGCTGCTTGACGACCATTTCAAACATGGTCTGGCGCAGCCACTGCGACTTCGCGATGAGGTCGGCCACGTCAACTTTCCTGGGATCGAAAGCCATTTGCTGTTTCCCTGCAAGGGGTGGGAATGGTGGGGAGAGCGCTATTCGGCGGCTTGAGGTTCGAGTAGCTGGCGGCGCAGCGGGATCGAGCACATCCGCTTGATGTGATCGACCTCCGCCTGGCCGAACTTCTCGGCGATCATGTCGAGATAGGGCTGGTGGGTGTAATAGGTCATGAACGCCTTGTCCCGGAACTCCAGGATCTGGGCGGCGGTGAGATGGCGGTTGCGCAGCGGCCGGCACTTGTAGCCGTGCTGCGAGAAGTCGTCCCAGGTCTCGGGCAGCTCGATGCCGCCGGCGATGGCGTCGCGATAGAGCTGCGAGCCGGGATAGGCCATGGCCGAGTAGAAGTTGATGAACTCGCAGTTCAGCTCCAGCGCCAGGTCCAAGGTGGCCTGCATGCGCTCGATGGTGTCGTCGGGCAGGCCGAAGATGTAGTTGCCGATGATGTGGATGCCGGCCGCCTGGATGCGCCGCACCACGTCGATGATGTCCTGGTTGGTGTACTTCTTGGCGGCGCCGTCGCGGACCTCGCCGCTGGCGCTTTCGATGCCCAGGCACAGCCAGTTGACGCCGCCCGCCTTCAGGATGGGCAGGATCTCGTCGTCCACCGTGTCGACGCGGGCATAGGCCCAGATGTTCACCTTGTAGGGCTTTTCCGCCAGCATCTGGCAGATGCCAATCACGTGGGCACGGTTCAGCACGAACATCTCGTCGCTGATCTTGATGTTGTAGACCCCGTAGGTCTTCACCAGATGGTCGATTTCCTCGACCACCTTGGCGGGGCTCCACATGCGGTAGGACGACTTGCCGAAGGGCGCGTTGATGCAGCAGAAATTGCACTTGTAGGGGCAGCCCAGCGACGTGTGGATCGAGGCGTAGGGCGCCCGGCGCTCGATATGGCCGAAGCTGTGCCAGTTGTGCGCCCGGTAGCGGTCCATGGGCAAAAGGTCCCAGGCCACGCCCGGCAGTTCGGTGTCCAGGTCGCGGATCAGCGGCTCGGCCGAGGTCGGCGCCACGATGCGCTCGCCGTCACGCCACCACAGGCTGGGAATGGCGGCAAACGCGTTGGAACCGCCGTCCTTCAGCGCCTGGGCGGTCTTGAAGATGGTAATGGGGCCTTCCAGGTCGCAGACGAAGTCCACGGCCTCTTCGCGCATGGTCATTTCCGGCAGGGCCGCCGGGTGGGTGCCCACCATCATGATCGGCAGGTCGGGCTTTAAGGCCTTGATCTGGCGCGCGATGCGTCCGGCGGCGCCCATGTTCTGGGTCGAGGCCGAGGGCTGCTGGCCATAGACCACCACCACCACCAGCCGGGCGTCGTACTCGTTGACCGCCGTCCGGGCGGTCTCCTCGGCGCTGGCCCGCATGGCCGGGGCGTCGAAGATGGCGGGGACCATCCCCTTGTTGCGCACATAGGTGGCGTAGAGGCCGGCGAACAGCGGGGGCTCGAGGGCGGCGAATTCGTCGGCCAGACCCTGGTAGATCTTCTTCGCATCACCGGGATGGACGAAGAGAATGTCGACTGTCTTTGCCTGCGCCATGTTCGTTTCTCTTTCCACAATGGCGTGTCGGCGGCCGACGCGCGGGTCCGGCGTAGCACGCGGAAAACCGCCACATTATGGGACTTTATTGGTAAAGGAAGTTTTATCCCGGCGGCGGTGTCCTCCCACCGCCGGGCCTTGGTCCTCAGACGTTGCCGTAGACCGCGTTGCGGATCATCCGGAAGCCCTTGACCAGTTCCTTGATGCCGTCGTCCAGGGAATGGGCCGGATGCCAGCCGGTGCCCTCGATCTTGGCGTTGGAGACGATGTAGTCGCGCTTGTCCATGTCCTCGCCGATGGGCGCCTCGACGGCGACGAATTCCGGCACGTGGCGGCGGATGCGCTCGGCCAGCTGGATCTTGGACAGGTTGGCGTCGGACAGGCCGACGTTATAGGCCTGGTTGCGCATGGTCTCGAAATTGTCGAGCCCGTGCATGAAGGCCCGCGTCACGTCGCGGATGTGGATGTAATTGCGGATGAAGTGCCCCTCGAACAGCACCACCGCCCGGTCGTTGACCGCCCGGTGGACGAAGTCGTTGACCAGGAGGTCGATGCGCATGCGCGGCGCCATGCCGAACACGGTGGCCAGCCGGAAGCTGATGGCGTTGCCGCGGTCGAGCAGCGCCTTCTCCACCTCGACCTTGTGGACGCCGTAGAGGGAAATGGGGCGTAGCGGCGTTTCCTCGGTGCATTCCTTGCCCGCCTCGCCGATGCCGTAGCCGGAATTGGTGATGGGCATCAGGACGCGCTGCTCCTTGGACAGCAGCTTGAACAGATTGATCTGGCCGTCCAGGTTGAGCGAGGTGGCGCCGATGGGGTCCTGGTTGCACAGCGGCGCGCCCACCAGCGCGGCCAGCGGAATCACCACGTCCGTGCCGGCCAGCAGCTTCTTCAAGAGCGCCTGGTCGCGGGCGTCGCCCTTGACGACGTCGAAATTGGGGTTGGCGCAGCAATGGGCCAGCGAGTTCTGCTTGAACATGAAATTGTCGAGCACGGTCACCTTGTGGCCGGCGGCAAGCAGTTCGGGGACCATGATCGAGCCGAGATAGCCGGCTCCGCCGGTCACCAGGATGTTGTGGGTCATTTCGTCGAATTCTCCGTGTATCTCGGTTCAGACGGTCTGCTTGCGCGCCAGGGCCCATACCATGAGCGGCACGTCGGGCTCGTTCTGCAGGGAATGGGAATAGGGGTCGTAGATGGCTGCCTGGTCGAAATTGGCGATGACGCACCAGCGGTTGCCCCACGACCCGGTCTTGATGTCGTCGGACTGGAACCCGGCCGCTTCCAAGAGGTTGCGCAGGCCCATCTCGGTCCAGCGGGAATAGTCGCTGGGATCGGCGTGGACCCGGAACATGAAGGGCGTGGTGACCAGCAGATAGCCGCCCGGGTTCAGGCTGGCGTACAGGCACTGGATGGCGATCCACGGCGTGGGCACGTGTTCGAGCACCTGCTCGGCGATGACCATGTCGAAGCCGGTGCCGTCGCCCTTGCGCAGCACGTGCTTGGTGATGTCCACCTGGGGGTAGACGGCGATGGAATAGTCGCGGAAGCCGAAATTCTGCCAGCCGTTGCCCGACACCTCGACCGCCGACATGCAGGCGTAGTCCAGCTGCGACACCAGCTTCTTGGTTTCCTGGTTCATGACGATGCGGCACCAGTGGACGTCGGCCGGCGACATGATCTGGTTGCGCCGCAGCCAGTGATCCTTGAGGCGCACGATGTCGCGCTCGAGGCCGACCATCTGGGTCAGTTTGGCGTTGTAGAGGTCGGGATGGATGCGGTCGAAGGACGAAGGCGTCCGGTCGGTGGCGAACCCCTTGCGGAAGACCAGCAGGTTCTGGCGGCACCACAGGTCGATGCGGCCATCGTTCCAGATGGCCTCGCGGATTCCGTCGTCGGCGCCGAAACCCTGGGCGGCGAAGGCCTCGACCCAGAAGGAATGCCAGCGGGGATTGGTGATGCCGGTGTCAACCTGACCGGGGATGGTGGCGGCCAGCACCACGGTGTCGGCCAGCGCCGCCAGTTCGGCCACCAGGGACTCGGTGCGTTCGGGGGCGATGCGGTCGGCGACGGCCAGGCACAGCGCTAGGTCGAAGCGCCGGTCGGCGGTGACCGGCCGGGCGAGGTCTTCCGGGCTGGCGGCCAGCACCTTCTGCTCCTTGACCTTGCGCTTGGGCAGCTTGGCCAGCAGCGCTTGCCCGCCGCCGCCCACGTCGCAGACCGAGGTGACGGGCGACAGCCTCTCCAGCAGCAGGGGAACCAGCGCCCCGGCGGCATCGGCCTCCAGAAGCGGCCCGGTGAGCGGGTTCGTCACGCTGGCGTTGTCATCCATGGAACTCTCCGTCGCTGGGACTACCGCAGCTGTCGGTTGGGCCGGGGGTGCGGAAATCAGGACAGGACGAAGAAGGCGTTGCCCTCGGGCCACGCGCCGGTCCAGTTCTCCTTGACGCCCTTGAAGGTGTGGCTGAAGCGGTCGACGTTCCATCCGGTCTCGGCGAACAGCTTGCTCCACCAGGCGGCGGTGCGCGCCGTGATGTGGGTGATGTCCTTGTCGTAGTCGGGCACCACGAAATTGGGGCTGTCGTCGCTGATGCCCAACGGGATCACCGCGAACATGCGCTTGACCCGGGGGCGGGCGCGGGCCAGCAGCTTGCGCAGATCGGGCTCGGCGATGTGCTCGAACACGTCCTTGGACAGCATCCAGTCGTATTCGCGCTCGAAGGCGGCCGGATCGTCGCAGCCTTCCACCACGCGGCAGAAATGGCGGACCTCGGACGGGGCCTGATCGATGGCGTAGGCCGACAGGTCGACGCCGTAGGTGTCCACGTCCAGGATGCGCATGGCCTTGACCAGAAAGCCCTTGGCGCAGCCGTAATCCAGCACCAGTTGGCCGGGGTCGATGGGCAGCTGGTTGATGATGAAATGCGCCATGCGCAGCGTCGCCTCGGGCATCCATGAATAGTTCATGTAGCCGGAGATGCCGATCACCGCG includes:
- a CDS encoding cyclopropane-fatty-acyl-phospholipid synthase family protein, with protein sequence MSSMQQPDGQKAIEASVYGEAYFERGAVIGISGYMNYSWMPEATLRMAHFIINQLPIDPGQLVLDYGCAKGFLVKAMRILDVDTYGVDLSAYAIDQAPSEVRHFCRVVEGCDDPAAFEREYDWMLSKDVFEHIAEPDLRKLLARARPRVKRMFAVIPLGISDDSPNFVVPDYDKDITHITARTAAWWSKLFAETGWNVDRFSHTFKGVKENWTGAWPEGNAFFVLS
- a CDS encoding phosphoglycerate dehydrogenase, producing the protein MTRPVVKVTSPSFSQHPVLRAELLGLFPGAVLNLDGRRLDGAALADYARGADALVVGLEKVDSALLDSCPQLRMVAKYGVGLDNIDVAACKERGIAIGWTGGVNRRSVAELVLCFMLGLCRNVFRTSTLLRGGAWEKNGGVQLSGRTVGIVGLGYTGREVARLLEPLHCRVLANDILPMDDYARENGIVMVDKDTLFAEADVVTLHVPLTDQTNQMVDAARLARMKNDAILINACRGEVVDQAALKAALINGTIGAAALDVFESEPPADLDFLALPNLVATAHIGGNAAEAVLAMGRSAIAHLRAFHGE
- a CDS encoding methyltransferase domain-containing protein codes for the protein MDDNASVTNPLTGPLLEADAAGALVPLLLERLSPVTSVCDVGGGGQALLAKLPKRKVKEQKVLAASPEDLARPVTADRRFDLALCLAVADRIAPERTESLVAELAALADTVVLAATIPGQVDTGITNPRWHSFWVEAFAAQGFGADDGIREAIWNDGRIDLWCRQNLLVFRKGFATDRTPSSFDRIHPDLYNAKLTQMVGLERDIVRLKDHWLRRNQIMSPADVHWCRIVMNQETKKLVSQLDYACMSAVEVSGNGWQNFGFRDYSIAVYPQVDITKHVLRKGDGTGFDMVIAEQVLEHVPTPWIAIQCLYASLNPGGYLLVTTPFMFRVHADPSDYSRWTEMGLRNLLEAAGFQSDDIKTGSWGNRWCVIANFDQAAIYDPYSHSLQNEPDVPLMVWALARKQTV
- a CDS encoding transketolase; the encoded protein is MAFDPRKVDVADLIAKSQWLRQTMFEMVVKQQAGHLPSSFSIAEVLVCLYYAGVARVTRGNPKAPDRDRILISKGHAAMSQYPILADLDFFPKEELERYTQLGGILGIYADYRIPGIEGISGSLGHGLGMGCGMALAARQDGRDNKVFVILGDGENYEGSIWESAMFAAHHQLDRLVAIVDRNQLCMLGRTEDLLRLGDLEAKWRSFGWEVASANGHSYTSLLGAFARIGQTGGKPLVIISNTTKGKGVSFMEGEAVWHNRMPSPEQTELARRELAVNCIVD
- a CDS encoding NAD(P)-dependent oxidoreductase, which codes for MRTIVFGGSGFLGSYVVDALVDRGHDVVIFDRTPSPYRPDLPFVRGDILDRAEVAKAVDGCQVVYNLAGAANVELSVSHPTEFLEVNIIGNANVLEAARQSKVERFVYASSAYALSNRGAFYGTSKRASEKVIELYQQHYGLDYTILRYGSVYGARADTSNRIYRLLHQALTEGKLVFPGDGTEEREYIHAADAAGLSVDVLADWGRNETFILTGLERFSYRKLLFMIAEILDGEIDVRLDGGEYKGHYTMTPYHFHPTLGKKLVRNPSIDFGQGLLDCIETLHASLHQAEEVVVCHDDGDA
- a CDS encoding acetyltransferase, with protein sequence MNGQIRRTDVAVVPAEWDVADLVESVPELRLVGFFDPDPACHTAEFLRLGADEDWPEVRKRHPGMKILIMLDPPQLRARLFDNYGIDNILTVLSPHAHVSPRITHGPGLVVQRGAVIMPQVHMGTGCTINLGATIHHECRLGDFVSLAPGSRLLGSVTVGDYAYVGSGAVVLPNVRIGAHAKIGAGAVVNRDIPDGCVAVGVPAKPLAPK
- a CDS encoding radical SAM protein, which gives rise to MAQAKTVDILFVHPGDAKKIYQGLADEFAALEPPLFAGLYATYVRNKGMVPAIFDAPAMRASAEETARTAVNEYDARLVVVVVYGQQPSASTQNMGAAGRIARQIKALKPDLPIMMVGTHPAALPEMTMREEAVDFVCDLEGPITIFKTAQALKDGGSNAFAAIPSLWWRDGERIVAPTSAEPLIRDLDTELPGVAWDLLPMDRYRAHNWHSFGHIERRAPYASIHTSLGCPYKCNFCCINAPFGKSSYRMWSPAKVVEEIDHLVKTYGVYNIKISDEMFVLNRAHVIGICQMLAEKPYKVNIWAYARVDTVDDEILPILKAGGVNWLCLGIESASGEVRDGAAKKYTNQDIIDVVRRIQAAGIHIIGNYIFGLPDDTIERMQATLDLALELNCEFINFYSAMAYPGSQLYRDAIAGGIELPETWDDFSQHGYKCRPLRNRHLTAAQILEFRDKAFMTYYTHQPYLDMIAEKFGQAEVDHIKRMCSIPLRRQLLEPQAAE
- a CDS encoding NAD(P)-dependent oxidoreductase, giving the protein MTHNILVTGGAGYLGSIMVPELLAAGHKVTVLDNFMFKQNSLAHCCANPNFDVVKGDARDQALLKKLLAGTDVVIPLAALVGAPLCNQDPIGATSLNLDGQINLFKLLSKEQRVLMPITNSGYGIGEAGKECTEETPLRPISLYGVHKVEVEKALLDRGNAISFRLATVFGMAPRMRIDLLVNDFVHRAVNDRAVVLFEGHFIRNYIHIRDVTRAFMHGLDNFETMRNQAYNVGLSDANLSKIQLAERIRRHVPEFVAVEAPIGEDMDKRDYIVSNAKIEGTGWHPAHSLDDGIKELVKGFRMIRNAVYGNV
- a CDS encoding transketolase family protein, which translates into the protein MAKPQLMRDAFIDYIYDAAKKTPDLMFLSADFGAQALDRFREDLPQQFVHTGIAEQNMVAIGSGLAIEGKQVILYAMAPFLTSRCYEQIKAVVTTMHLKIAFVGVGVGLGYDHATLTHFTPEDVACTKALNHMEVWSPADATVATALAELVVEKPELRYIRLERLPMPALYGETMSRQDLLKGFGHLRQGKDVCLLTCGYLTHKALKVQEMLAAEGISAGVVDLYAIKPLPAGLVDVLAGYRSVLSVEEQMLEGGIGSGVLEAMAEAGQLRPFKRLGIKNGFEVSNGNRDQLHAKYGFDTPDIIAAAKALAAKSV